The following coding sequences are from one Capsicum annuum cultivar UCD-10X-F1 chromosome 3, UCD10Xv1.1, whole genome shotgun sequence window:
- the LOC107862227 gene encoding uncharacterized protein LOC107862227 isoform X1 yields the protein MEPWEALDVDDSDLHSLLRPCKRLHQNPNPSTSTSTSSSAAPLLTPPLVVENSDHQLQSPPQRLIPGPAGAVQAAMIQRTYDLQCHNSISSQGDNPIPTQEYIRRAVENSTDFDYDFQSNPWLCALEFVGAENGKIPCTPLSSVNKCLQSARVDQVVAVVKSCTQNGLGGLIVTLKDPTGSIGASIHHKVLSESQHGKDICIGSVLILKKVAVFCPSSSAYYLNITLGNLTKVFCKESGPPLVNSRAAYKVNYSDPESASASARKASALQITDDETIEEILDDRTIECSAGGNFRNEIQMEKENLVPDNYICNNNSGFEKTSVEYKECLQQTQSSAIEFGAVRSRGTCNENNNQQMEECSQGTLTPRNKRESPKKNHFDPDILVTDVFKDHRQPIASKVSLPQWTDDQLDELFACEDDDE from the exons ATGGAGCCATGGGAAGCACTGGATGTAGACGATTCCGATCTCCACTCTCTTCTCCGTCCATGTAAGCGTCTCCACCAAAACCCTAATCCCTCCACCTCAACTTCCACTTCATCTTCTGCGGCGCCGCTTCTTACGCCGCCACTAGTAGTAGAGAATTCTGATCATCAGTTACAATCGCCGCCTCAACGCCTCATTCCCGGTCCGGCAGGAGCAGTACAAGCTGCAATGATCCAACGAACTTACGATCTTCAGTGTCATAACTCTATTTCCTCTCAAGGAGACAATCCGATACCTACGCAAGAGTATATTAGGAGAGCCGTCGAAAATTCTACCGATTTCGATTACGATTTCCAGTCGAATCCATGGCTTTGTGCTCTTGAATTTGTTG GTGCGGAGAACGGGAAAATTCCGTGTACGCCGTTGAGCTCTGTCAATAAATGCTTACAATCTGCTAGGGTTGATCAG GTTGTGGCAGTTGTTAAGTCTTGCACACAGAATGGTCTTGGCGGTTTGATCGTGACCTTGAAG GATCCTACTGGCTCAATTGGTGCCAGTATTCATCACAAAGTACTTAGCGAAAGTCAGCATGGAAAGGACATTTGCATTGGCTCAGTTTTGATACTGAAAAAG GTTGCAGTGTTTTGTCCTTCAAGCTCTGCATATTATCTTAACATAACACTCGGGAACCTGACAAAG GTTTTCTGTAAGGAAAGTGGACCTCCATTAGTGAACAGCCGAGCAGCATATAAAGTCAACTACAGTGATCCTGAAAGTG CATCAGCCTCTGCTAGAAAAGCTAGTGCACTGCAGATCACTGACGATGAAACAATTGAAGAAATCCTCGATGATAGGACCATAGAGTGCTCTGCAGGTGGAAACTTCCGTAATGAGATTCAAATGGAGAAGGAAAATCTAGTTCCAGATAACTACATTTGCAACAACAATAGTGGCTTTGAGAAGACCTCAGTTGAATACAAGGAATGTCTCCAACAGACGCAGAGTAGTGCCATAGAATTTGGAGCTGTCAGAAGCAGAGGCACttgtaatgaaaataataatcagcAAATGGAAGAGTGCTCTCAGGGTACCCTCACGCCTCGGAACAAAAGAGAGAGTCCAAAAAAGAACCACTTTGATCCAGATATTCTGGTTACTGATGTATTCAAGGATCATAGACAGCCAATTGCTTCGAAGGTGTCACTGCCTCAATGGACAGATGATCAACTTGATGAACTGTTTGCCTGCGAGGATGATGATGAGTGA
- the LOC107862227 gene encoding uncharacterized protein LOC107862227 isoform X5, producing the protein MEPWEALDVDDSDLHSLLRPCKRLHQNPNPSTSTSTSSSAAPLLTPPLVVENSDHQLQSPPQRLIPGPAGAVQAAMIQRTYDLQCHNSISSQGDNPIPTQEYIRRAVENSTDFDYDFQSNPWLCALEFVGAENGKIPCTPLSSVNKCLQSARVDQVFCKESGPPLVNSRAAYKVNYSDPESAASASARKASALQITDDETIEEILDDRTIECSAGGNFRNEIQMEKENLVPDNYICNNNSGFEKTSVEYKECLQQTQSSAIEFGAVRSRGTCNENNNQQMEECSQGTLTPRNKRESPKKNHFDPDILVTDVFKDHRQPIASKVSLPQWTDDQLDELFACEDDDE; encoded by the exons ATGGAGCCATGGGAAGCACTGGATGTAGACGATTCCGATCTCCACTCTCTTCTCCGTCCATGTAAGCGTCTCCACCAAAACCCTAATCCCTCCACCTCAACTTCCACTTCATCTTCTGCGGCGCCGCTTCTTACGCCGCCACTAGTAGTAGAGAATTCTGATCATCAGTTACAATCGCCGCCTCAACGCCTCATTCCCGGTCCGGCAGGAGCAGTACAAGCTGCAATGATCCAACGAACTTACGATCTTCAGTGTCATAACTCTATTTCCTCTCAAGGAGACAATCCGATACCTACGCAAGAGTATATTAGGAGAGCCGTCGAAAATTCTACCGATTTCGATTACGATTTCCAGTCGAATCCATGGCTTTGTGCTCTTGAATTTGTTG GTGCGGAGAACGGGAAAATTCCGTGTACGCCGTTGAGCTCTGTCAATAAATGCTTACAATCTGCTAGGGTTGATCAG GTTTTCTGTAAGGAAAGTGGACCTCCATTAGTGAACAGCCGAGCAGCATATAAAGTCAACTACAGTGATCCTGAAAGTG CAGCATCAGCCTCTGCTAGAAAAGCTAGTGCACTGCAGATCACTGACGATGAAACAATTGAAGAAATCCTCGATGATAGGACCATAGAGTGCTCTGCAGGTGGAAACTTCCGTAATGAGATTCAAATGGAGAAGGAAAATCTAGTTCCAGATAACTACATTTGCAACAACAATAGTGGCTTTGAGAAGACCTCAGTTGAATACAAGGAATGTCTCCAACAGACGCAGAGTAGTGCCATAGAATTTGGAGCTGTCAGAAGCAGAGGCACttgtaatgaaaataataatcagcAAATGGAAGAGTGCTCTCAGGGTACCCTCACGCCTCGGAACAAAAGAGAGAGTCCAAAAAAGAACCACTTTGATCCAGATATTCTGGTTACTGATGTATTCAAGGATCATAGACAGCCAATTGCTTCGAAGGTGTCACTGCCTCAATGGACAGATGATCAACTTGATGAACTGTTTGCCTGCGAGGATGATGATGAGTGA
- the LOC107862227 gene encoding uncharacterized protein LOC107862227 isoform X2, with protein sequence MEPWEALDVDDSDLHSLLRPCKRLHQNPNPSTSTSTSSSAAPLLTPPLVVENSDHQLQSPPQRLIPGPAGAVQAAMIQRTYDLQCHNSISSQGDNPIPTQEYIRRAVENSTDFDYDFQSNPWLCALEFVGAENGKIPCTPLSSVNKCLQSARVDQVVAVVKSCTQNGLGGLIVTLKVAVFCPSSSAYYLNITLGNLTKVFCKESGPPLVNSRAAYKVNYSDPESAASASARKASALQITDDETIEEILDDRTIECSAGGNFRNEIQMEKENLVPDNYICNNNSGFEKTSVEYKECLQQTQSSAIEFGAVRSRGTCNENNNQQMEECSQGTLTPRNKRESPKKNHFDPDILVTDVFKDHRQPIASKVSLPQWTDDQLDELFACEDDDE encoded by the exons ATGGAGCCATGGGAAGCACTGGATGTAGACGATTCCGATCTCCACTCTCTTCTCCGTCCATGTAAGCGTCTCCACCAAAACCCTAATCCCTCCACCTCAACTTCCACTTCATCTTCTGCGGCGCCGCTTCTTACGCCGCCACTAGTAGTAGAGAATTCTGATCATCAGTTACAATCGCCGCCTCAACGCCTCATTCCCGGTCCGGCAGGAGCAGTACAAGCTGCAATGATCCAACGAACTTACGATCTTCAGTGTCATAACTCTATTTCCTCTCAAGGAGACAATCCGATACCTACGCAAGAGTATATTAGGAGAGCCGTCGAAAATTCTACCGATTTCGATTACGATTTCCAGTCGAATCCATGGCTTTGTGCTCTTGAATTTGTTG GTGCGGAGAACGGGAAAATTCCGTGTACGCCGTTGAGCTCTGTCAATAAATGCTTACAATCTGCTAGGGTTGATCAG GTTGTGGCAGTTGTTAAGTCTTGCACACAGAATGGTCTTGGCGGTTTGATCGTGACCTTGAAG GTTGCAGTGTTTTGTCCTTCAAGCTCTGCATATTATCTTAACATAACACTCGGGAACCTGACAAAG GTTTTCTGTAAGGAAAGTGGACCTCCATTAGTGAACAGCCGAGCAGCATATAAAGTCAACTACAGTGATCCTGAAAGTG CAGCATCAGCCTCTGCTAGAAAAGCTAGTGCACTGCAGATCACTGACGATGAAACAATTGAAGAAATCCTCGATGATAGGACCATAGAGTGCTCTGCAGGTGGAAACTTCCGTAATGAGATTCAAATGGAGAAGGAAAATCTAGTTCCAGATAACTACATTTGCAACAACAATAGTGGCTTTGAGAAGACCTCAGTTGAATACAAGGAATGTCTCCAACAGACGCAGAGTAGTGCCATAGAATTTGGAGCTGTCAGAAGCAGAGGCACttgtaatgaaaataataatcagcAAATGGAAGAGTGCTCTCAGGGTACCCTCACGCCTCGGAACAAAAGAGAGAGTCCAAAAAAGAACCACTTTGATCCAGATATTCTGGTTACTGATGTATTCAAGGATCATAGACAGCCAATTGCTTCGAAGGTGTCACTGCCTCAATGGACAGATGATCAACTTGATGAACTGTTTGCCTGCGAGGATGATGATGAGTGA
- the LOC107862227 gene encoding uncharacterized protein LOC107862227 isoform X3 produces MEPWEALDVDDSDLHSLLRPCKRLHQNPNPSTSTSTSSSAAPLLTPPLVVENSDHQLQSPPQRLIPGPAGAVQAAMIQRTYDLQCHNSISSQGDNPIPTQEYIRRAVENSTDFDYDFQSNPWLCALEFVGAENGKIPCTPLSSVNKCLQSARVDQVVAVVKSCTQNGLGGLIVTLKVAVFCPSSSAYYLNITLGNLTKVFCKESGPPLVNSRAAYKVNYSDPESASASARKASALQITDDETIEEILDDRTIECSAGGNFRNEIQMEKENLVPDNYICNNNSGFEKTSVEYKECLQQTQSSAIEFGAVRSRGTCNENNNQQMEECSQGTLTPRNKRESPKKNHFDPDILVTDVFKDHRQPIASKVSLPQWTDDQLDELFACEDDDE; encoded by the exons ATGGAGCCATGGGAAGCACTGGATGTAGACGATTCCGATCTCCACTCTCTTCTCCGTCCATGTAAGCGTCTCCACCAAAACCCTAATCCCTCCACCTCAACTTCCACTTCATCTTCTGCGGCGCCGCTTCTTACGCCGCCACTAGTAGTAGAGAATTCTGATCATCAGTTACAATCGCCGCCTCAACGCCTCATTCCCGGTCCGGCAGGAGCAGTACAAGCTGCAATGATCCAACGAACTTACGATCTTCAGTGTCATAACTCTATTTCCTCTCAAGGAGACAATCCGATACCTACGCAAGAGTATATTAGGAGAGCCGTCGAAAATTCTACCGATTTCGATTACGATTTCCAGTCGAATCCATGGCTTTGTGCTCTTGAATTTGTTG GTGCGGAGAACGGGAAAATTCCGTGTACGCCGTTGAGCTCTGTCAATAAATGCTTACAATCTGCTAGGGTTGATCAG GTTGTGGCAGTTGTTAAGTCTTGCACACAGAATGGTCTTGGCGGTTTGATCGTGACCTTGAAG GTTGCAGTGTTTTGTCCTTCAAGCTCTGCATATTATCTTAACATAACACTCGGGAACCTGACAAAG GTTTTCTGTAAGGAAAGTGGACCTCCATTAGTGAACAGCCGAGCAGCATATAAAGTCAACTACAGTGATCCTGAAAGTG CATCAGCCTCTGCTAGAAAAGCTAGTGCACTGCAGATCACTGACGATGAAACAATTGAAGAAATCCTCGATGATAGGACCATAGAGTGCTCTGCAGGTGGAAACTTCCGTAATGAGATTCAAATGGAGAAGGAAAATCTAGTTCCAGATAACTACATTTGCAACAACAATAGTGGCTTTGAGAAGACCTCAGTTGAATACAAGGAATGTCTCCAACAGACGCAGAGTAGTGCCATAGAATTTGGAGCTGTCAGAAGCAGAGGCACttgtaatgaaaataataatcagcAAATGGAAGAGTGCTCTCAGGGTACCCTCACGCCTCGGAACAAAAGAGAGAGTCCAAAAAAGAACCACTTTGATCCAGATATTCTGGTTACTGATGTATTCAAGGATCATAGACAGCCAATTGCTTCGAAGGTGTCACTGCCTCAATGGACAGATGATCAACTTGATGAACTGTTTGCCTGCGAGGATGATGATGAGTGA
- the LOC107862227 gene encoding uncharacterized protein LOC107862227 isoform X4, translated as MEPWEALDVDDSDLHSLLRPCKRLHQNPNPSTSTSTSSSAAPLLTPPLVVENSDHQLQSPPQRLIPGPAGAVQAAMIQRTYDLQCHNSISSQGDNPIPTQEYIRRAVENSTDFDYDFQSNPWLCALEFVGAENGKIPCTPLSSVNKCLQSARVDQVAVFCPSSSAYYLNITLGNLTKVFCKESGPPLVNSRAAYKVNYSDPESAASASARKASALQITDDETIEEILDDRTIECSAGGNFRNEIQMEKENLVPDNYICNNNSGFEKTSVEYKECLQQTQSSAIEFGAVRSRGTCNENNNQQMEECSQGTLTPRNKRESPKKNHFDPDILVTDVFKDHRQPIASKVSLPQWTDDQLDELFACEDDDE; from the exons ATGGAGCCATGGGAAGCACTGGATGTAGACGATTCCGATCTCCACTCTCTTCTCCGTCCATGTAAGCGTCTCCACCAAAACCCTAATCCCTCCACCTCAACTTCCACTTCATCTTCTGCGGCGCCGCTTCTTACGCCGCCACTAGTAGTAGAGAATTCTGATCATCAGTTACAATCGCCGCCTCAACGCCTCATTCCCGGTCCGGCAGGAGCAGTACAAGCTGCAATGATCCAACGAACTTACGATCTTCAGTGTCATAACTCTATTTCCTCTCAAGGAGACAATCCGATACCTACGCAAGAGTATATTAGGAGAGCCGTCGAAAATTCTACCGATTTCGATTACGATTTCCAGTCGAATCCATGGCTTTGTGCTCTTGAATTTGTTG GTGCGGAGAACGGGAAAATTCCGTGTACGCCGTTGAGCTCTGTCAATAAATGCTTACAATCTGCTAGGGTTGATCAG GTTGCAGTGTTTTGTCCTTCAAGCTCTGCATATTATCTTAACATAACACTCGGGAACCTGACAAAG GTTTTCTGTAAGGAAAGTGGACCTCCATTAGTGAACAGCCGAGCAGCATATAAAGTCAACTACAGTGATCCTGAAAGTG CAGCATCAGCCTCTGCTAGAAAAGCTAGTGCACTGCAGATCACTGACGATGAAACAATTGAAGAAATCCTCGATGATAGGACCATAGAGTGCTCTGCAGGTGGAAACTTCCGTAATGAGATTCAAATGGAGAAGGAAAATCTAGTTCCAGATAACTACATTTGCAACAACAATAGTGGCTTTGAGAAGACCTCAGTTGAATACAAGGAATGTCTCCAACAGACGCAGAGTAGTGCCATAGAATTTGGAGCTGTCAGAAGCAGAGGCACttgtaatgaaaataataatcagcAAATGGAAGAGTGCTCTCAGGGTACCCTCACGCCTCGGAACAAAAGAGAGAGTCCAAAAAAGAACCACTTTGATCCAGATATTCTGGTTACTGATGTATTCAAGGATCATAGACAGCCAATTGCTTCGAAGGTGTCACTGCCTCAATGGACAGATGATCAACTTGATGAACTGTTTGCCTGCGAGGATGATGATGAGTGA
- the LOC107862227 gene encoding uncharacterized protein LOC107862227 isoform X6 — protein sequence MEPWEALDVDDSDLHSLLRPCKRLHQNPNPSTSTSTSSSAAPLLTPPLVVENSDHQLQSPPQRLIPGPAGAVQAAMIQRTYDLQCHNSISSQGDNPIPTQEYIRRAVENSTDFDYDFQSNPWLCALEFVGAENGKIPCTPLSSVNKCLQSARVDQVFCKESGPPLVNSRAAYKVNYSDPESASASARKASALQITDDETIEEILDDRTIECSAGGNFRNEIQMEKENLVPDNYICNNNSGFEKTSVEYKECLQQTQSSAIEFGAVRSRGTCNENNNQQMEECSQGTLTPRNKRESPKKNHFDPDILVTDVFKDHRQPIASKVSLPQWTDDQLDELFACEDDDE from the exons ATGGAGCCATGGGAAGCACTGGATGTAGACGATTCCGATCTCCACTCTCTTCTCCGTCCATGTAAGCGTCTCCACCAAAACCCTAATCCCTCCACCTCAACTTCCACTTCATCTTCTGCGGCGCCGCTTCTTACGCCGCCACTAGTAGTAGAGAATTCTGATCATCAGTTACAATCGCCGCCTCAACGCCTCATTCCCGGTCCGGCAGGAGCAGTACAAGCTGCAATGATCCAACGAACTTACGATCTTCAGTGTCATAACTCTATTTCCTCTCAAGGAGACAATCCGATACCTACGCAAGAGTATATTAGGAGAGCCGTCGAAAATTCTACCGATTTCGATTACGATTTCCAGTCGAATCCATGGCTTTGTGCTCTTGAATTTGTTG GTGCGGAGAACGGGAAAATTCCGTGTACGCCGTTGAGCTCTGTCAATAAATGCTTACAATCTGCTAGGGTTGATCAG GTTTTCTGTAAGGAAAGTGGACCTCCATTAGTGAACAGCCGAGCAGCATATAAAGTCAACTACAGTGATCCTGAAAGTG CATCAGCCTCTGCTAGAAAAGCTAGTGCACTGCAGATCACTGACGATGAAACAATTGAAGAAATCCTCGATGATAGGACCATAGAGTGCTCTGCAGGTGGAAACTTCCGTAATGAGATTCAAATGGAGAAGGAAAATCTAGTTCCAGATAACTACATTTGCAACAACAATAGTGGCTTTGAGAAGACCTCAGTTGAATACAAGGAATGTCTCCAACAGACGCAGAGTAGTGCCATAGAATTTGGAGCTGTCAGAAGCAGAGGCACttgtaatgaaaataataatcagcAAATGGAAGAGTGCTCTCAGGGTACCCTCACGCCTCGGAACAAAAGAGAGAGTCCAAAAAAGAACCACTTTGATCCAGATATTCTGGTTACTGATGTATTCAAGGATCATAGACAGCCAATTGCTTCGAAGGTGTCACTGCCTCAATGGACAGATGATCAACTTGATGAACTGTTTGCCTGCGAGGATGATGATGAGTGA